The genomic window CGTTGCGGATCGGCTTCAACAGACCCAGCTCGCGAACAAAGCCCACGATCAGCGGTGCTCGTCCGCGACAGCCCCTGTGATAGCGGTCGAGTGTCGAGAGTACTGGCTCACCCAGAGCCCAGCGACGGTTTCGATATCACCGTCATGTGTGAAGCCGAGAGCTTCGTAAAGGGCGCGAGCGGGCGCATTCTCACGTCCGGTTGCGACGATGGCTCGCGCCTCGAGTGACATGACTTCGGTCACGAGGGACGATCCGAGACCCCTTCGGTGATACCTCGGGTCGATCATGAGACGGTCAATGTCAACCGACCCTCCCTCCACCGAGTACCCCAAGGCTCCAGCGATCCGGTCGCCATCGAGGGTCACGACCCAGTGCAGCTGCGCGGAGATGAGATCCTGCACTGATTCATGTAGTGGCGGGATTCGGTCGTCACCGATGAGCGCGGCCTCGACTCTGTACGCGCGTTGCTGGAGTTCCAGCAGATGCGGAGCCAAGCTCGCGACATCTTCGGGCTGAAGCTTCCGCGTGATCATGACCTCCTATCTTGGCAGCACGCTCGCGCACGCCCGCACAGATCCCCTTGGGGCACAGGCCGATTGAGGGATCCCTATCCGGGCAAGCGCTCGATTCGGATCCGTCTGCGAGCATCAGCACGGTGAGGGGCGCCTGTCGCGCATGTGGCAGACGGCGACTGGGATGCGGAGTGCTCTGACGAGGCGAAGTCCTGCACGATCCATTGCCGGAAGCTCCGCATCCGGCGCTCGAACTGGTCGCCGTGCGGGGCGGTCAGCCTTGGCTGGCGCGGACGAATCCGGTTCTGAAGGCGACGGACACGGCTTGTGCTCTGTCGGTGATGCCGAGCTTTAGGAAGATTCGATGGACGTGCGTCTTCACCGTGGCTTCGCTCAGGAACATGTCAGTCGCGATCTGTGAATTCGATCGCCCGTTCGCCATCGCCGCGAGAACTTCCCGCTCTCGACGGGTCAGCTGGTCGATCTCGGCGGAGGTCGGGAGCGAAGGCTCGGCACGTGATGCGAGCTCGTTCAGCAAAGATCGCGTCACCGTAGGGTCGAGCCACCCATCGCCCTTCGCGAGCGACCTCACCGCCTCCGGCAGAACCGCGGGGGCGGCGCTCTTGAGCAGGAACCCCGCGGCGCCGGCGCGGACGGCATCGCGTACAGCGGTGTCGTCGCTGAACGTCGTGAGGATCAGGATGCCCGGCGGCCCGCCATGTTCGTCCCTGTATTCGGGCGAGGTGAGGATCCTGGTCGCCTCGACGCCGTCCACACGCGGCATTCGCACGTCCATGACGACGACGTCGGGTTGCAGCTCTGCGACCAACGTCACGCCGGCCTGCCCGTCGGATGCCTCGCCGATGACCTCGATGCCGTCCTCGGCGTCGAGAAGCATGCGCAATCCGGCTCTGATGAGCGCTTCGTCATCGACGAGCACGACCCGCACGGAACGACCCGTGCCGGCGTCCTCAGGCTCGGTCGACATGTGCTCAGTGTCCCGCGGACGAGTGGTGTTGCGCCATGCCCCTGCTTGAGCGATGGATCCGGCATCAACCCTGGGATCGACCTGTGGGATCGACGCGCAGGTGGATGCGCGGGCCGGGTGGGCGCGGGAAGCTTGCATCATCCGGAAGGGAGGTGTCATGGGAGACGCGTACCGACCGTCGATCTCGCGTCGACGCCGACTTCGTCCGGCGTGGCCCGTGCGGTTCGATGTGCTGGTCGTCGGCTGTCTCGTTGCGTTCGACCTCGTCGTGCTCTTCACGATCGACGCGCACCGGAGCGGCGAGTGGCTCCTGCTGCTCGCTATCGTGGTCATCACCAGCCCGCTCCTATGGAGATCTCAAGCACCGGTACTCGCTCTTGCCGGCGTGATCGCTCTGCAGTGGGCGCTCCTGGCGCCCATCGGCGGCCTCACTGTCGGCGGAGGACTGCTCTGCATGCTCACCGTCGCGGTCGGCCTCGGCGCGGTCGCGGCTCGTCGTCATCTCTGGATCTCGCTGATCTGCCTGTGCGTAACGTACGCCCACACGACCCTCGTGTTCGTCGTCGCCTTTCCCGCGTCGAGCGCGGCTTGGAATTCCTTCGCCACCGCAGTCGTGTGTGCAGTCTCATGGGGGCTGGGCGCTTTCGCGCATGTGATTCGGACGCGGCTCGGACAGCTTCAGATTGATCAGGAGCGCGCAGCCGCGGCGGTGCTCGCCGAACGATCCCGAATCGCCTCGGAGCTCAGTACCATCGTCCGTGGCGCGGTGGCCGCCATGGTGGCCGAAGCGTCGGTCGCGCGCGTCACGATCGCGGACAATCGAGGCCGCGCGGTCGCTGCGTTCGCAGCGGTCGAGCGGACCGGGGTCGAAGCCATGCATGAGCTCCGGCGCCTGCTGCATCTGCTCCACGACGACCCGCAACTCGCCGTCGAGGAGCGAACCGAGCACGCCGACGACCCAGTCAGAGGGCGGTTTCGAGATCGCTTGACGATGGTCAGCGACCGCGATGCTCTCGTCACGATCAGCGCCATCGCGGGAACGATGCTTCTGGCATCGCTTTCATACGAGGGTGGGATGCGGCTGCTGGCGAGCCTCTTCCTCGGTCTGACGCTGTGCGTCCTGTTGTGGCGTCATCAGTTCCCCGTGGTGGTCTTCGGATCAGTCATCGCCGCGACGGCGCTCGCGGTCGTCCTCTTCCACGGCGGCGACTTCGTGTTCGACAATCAGACCCCGATCATTCCGGTCCTGGTCGCCCTAGCCGCCGTCGCCAGCGCGACATCCCTGTGGATCTCCATCCCGGCTTCGCTGATCGCCTGGGCGTACCTCTCCATCACAGCTTTCGAATACCCAGAAGTGATGGCATCGAACCTCATCGGCAGCGCGGCCATCGTCATCGCTGTATGGCTGGCGGGCGTGGTCACTGGACGAAGGCGGCGGCAGATCGATCGATTGGAGACCGCCGGCGGCGCCGCCCGTCACGCGATTCAACAGGAACGAGCGCGGCTTGCCTACGAACTCCATGACGTCATCGGCCACTCGATCACGGTCATGGTGCTGCAGGCTGCCGGAGCACGACGAATCATCGAGCAGAGCCCGGAGCGCGCGGCGGCGGCGATCGCGCCCATCGAAGAGTCAGGCGCAGAGGCCATGCGCGAACTCGATCAGCTCGTCGTCATACTTAGAGAGGATGACGCGACCGTCAGTCCCGACACAGCGGCGGATACTGCGCGCATCGGCGAACTGGACAGACTCGTCGAACGAACACGTCGCACCGTCAAAGACATCCACCTCGAGGTGATCGGCGCGCCCAAGCGCCTCGAGCCGAGCGTGGATATCGCCGCCTACTGCGTCGCACGCGAGGCGCTCACCAACGCCGTCAAGCACTCCGGACTGGATGCGCATATCGTCGTCACGGTTTCGTGGATGCCACAGCTCGTGCGGGTTGAAATCGCCAGCGATCCCGGACCGGAGTTCGTCGTGCCGACCCCGGAGCTGTCGGGAGGCTACGGCCTGCTGGGCCTTCGCGAGCGGGTGGATCTGGCAGGAGGCGAACTGCGCTGGTCTTCGAACGGCGAGACGTTCACGGTCGACGCGCGGCTGCCTGTTGCCGAGCCATCCGCACCTGCTGTGCACACGGCCTGAACCGTAGGCGAGGCTGGCCTTGCGAGGCTCGAACGGCGACGGACTTACCGTGTGTTCGAGGGGTTGGGTCATCCGTTCAGCGAGGTGCCGACACGGGCAGAAGGCCGCGCGCGCGGCCCTCAACAGGCGGGAGTCCGACCCCCCGCACGCATCGCAGCGAATGGCTTCCGAACGCCGCCCCCGGTCCACAGATCACGCCGGCCCTCTCAGGCACAACGACTTCGCCCTCGATCGCCGATGACGCGGAGGCGGTCGAGAAGGGGGCCGGCGCTGCGCCGATGCCGACGGCCGTCAGCACAGTGATCGCCGCGACAGCCGAGAGTCGTCGCAGGCGGCTCGACTCTCGTCGTTCACGAATGCGGGGCGATCGCTGTGTGCGCATGGCGTCCTCCCGGATGGCTGACTTGAGCCTGCTCCGGCGAGGCACCCCGCACATCGACCCGGGGTGTGCATTCGCCTGTACACCCACGGGTGCACCCGATGTGGGATCCGCTCGCGGCAGTCCACCCCCGGATCGACGCCGAAGTGACGCCCCCAGGGCGACGCGGCTCCCGCTTAGTGACCGGCACTCTGAATCCACTCGAAGAAAGGATCACGACATGGACAGCACAACGTCCGCCCGCGGAACCCACCTATTGCGTCTGATGTCAGGCGCCGGCGCTCTCTTCGGCGGAGTCGGGCTCGCGTGCACGGCAATCATCCACTCCGGTCAAGCCATCGGCTGTGTCGGACCCGAGGAGTGCGCAAGTCGCCCGATGCGGACCATGACACCGTTGATCGGGGTGATGGGCACCGCGGCCCTCGTCCTGCTGGTCCTCGGCGTCGCGGGGCTCGCGCTCCTGATGATTCGCGCAGGTCTCAAGCCGACTACGGCGGGGGCGGGACTCATCCTGCTCGGGATGGGCGTCGGACTGCTGCTGACGGGGGGCATCATCCAAACGGCGCTCGGCGACTTCCCGTGGATGCCGCTGTTTGTCGGGCCGGGAGTCATCGCCGTGCTGGCGGGGATCGCGCTCGTCGCGTGGTGCAGTGCCGCAGTCGGACTGCTGCCCCTGTGGATGGCGATCCTTGTCGGCGTGAGCGCAGCGGGGGCGCTCGCATCGAACGAGCAGAACACGACGATCCTCTTCGTCGTACCGTTCGCGATCGCTCTGGCGCTCATGGGCGGATACCTGTGCGTGTCGGCACTCCCTTCCCCGCGCTCGCGGGCATACGAGTCACGGGCGAGCACTAGCTGACTGAAGTCTCGTCGCTGGAGGAAGACCGGAGAGATGAAATGAGTACAGCACCCACTGAAGTAGCGACGTCCGAATCCAACGCCTCACCGGCGCGCACCGCTGTGGTCTCGCTTTTGTCAGCAATCGCCGTCGCCGCGGTGGCGGCTGCCCTGGGCAGCTGGGAGCTTCCGGCCGCGGCAGTCGCCTCGATCGCAACGGCATCCGGAGCATTGGTCCCGGCGTTGGCGATCAAACGCTCTGACCGTCGACGAGCTCACAAGACTCGGACGAGTGAGCTGCTCGCGGGGCGCTTCAAGCGACCTCCGGTCTACGTCCTGATCGTCGCGAGTGGGATGCTGGGCCTCGCCTTTCTGCTCAGTCTGGTGTTTGGCTACATGCTCGCATACATGACGCTGGCGGATGCAGAGTCGTCGGGCCACCTGACAGGAGCCGACTACAACGATCTGGTCGAGCGAGGCTCCGGAGCCGGCACGGCCGCAGGCCTAGTGTTGATTGTCATGCTCGCCGCATCCATGCCGGTCGGCAGGTACGTCGCGCACCGCATTCCTTCCCGTTCCTGGGCGTGGGGACTTGCCGCCGTGCTGGTGAACGAGGCGGTGCTCTACGCGAGCGGGAGCCTGGTCGTGGGAGATTGGTCGCTGCCACCCATCGAATACTTCGTCGTCTACACCTTGCCTGTCACGATCGGTGTCCTCCTGGGGATCTGGCGTGGGGGTAGGACCCGAGCACTGTTCTGGGCGAAACGGCTCTTCAAAGGGCTGTCGGAGACCGACCGTCGAACGGTCCTCAGCCTCATGGACGAATCGGTGTTGAGTGTGTCACCATCCGAGGCGTCCAGACGTCCGCGTGAGATGGCCTGACCCGCCGGACTGCGATCAAACGCGCACGCGCCGGTCGATGACGGGCAACCTGCCTCAAGCCGTCCAGGGATCCTCATGGGGCGCCCGGTAAGGGGCGGTCGCCGAGCCATTACGGGCACACGAGTAGTCGCGGTCAGTCAGCACGGGTCAAGGCGGAGGGTGGACGCCGCGGCTTCCGCGGTGACCATGCTGCGGGCTGCGAGATCGCCGTACTTCTTGCGGTAACCGGCGTCGACCGCGGCAGCATCCGTCACACCGGTCGCCGTGACGATCACGTCGATCGAGACGTCGCCGACACGGATTCGTGAGGCCGCCGACCTGACTGCCGCGCCGTACCATCCGGTGTCGCGCCGGTGCCATGTGCGGACGAAGACATCGGTTCCAGCGACGACGACCCAGATCGGGGTCCAGCGGCTGAGGCCGCCTTCGTGACGCGAAGCCGAGACCTCGATCTCGATCGCGTCGTCGAGCACGCGCAACTGCGCGGGGGTCCACGATGAACCGGAGTCGCTGTCAGAGGGCGCTGGATCGGGCATGGATCAGCGCCTCATCTCGCCGAGCGCGGCGAAGCGAATCATGTGCGCCTCGCCGGCATGCAAGGTGTACTCGTGCAGCATCTTGATGAGCGACCATCGCAGCGTCCGGCCATGACCGGGCCCGCGCGCATCGAGCGACGGCGAGGCCGCGATCGCGGCATCCGCTCGCTTCACCTCTGTCAGCCACCCGCTGATGTCATCGCCGACGCTCTCCAGCGATCCGCCTGTGAAGTCGTCGTCGCCGTAGAAGTCTCGCGCACCCTCACCGCTCAGACCCCACGCTAGATATCCCGCCTCCATCTGCCGCATGTGGCGAACGAGACCCAGAACCGATAACTCCACGGGCGGTACCGACCATCGCAGGGCCCGCTCCGCGGACAGGTCGCGGAGCTTCCGAAGGAACTCATGGCGCTGATACTCGAGCCATGCGACAAGGTCCGCGCGCTCGTCGCCGGTGTCATCTGGCTCGCTCCAGCGCGACACGTCGACATCCGAGAGCACAGGAACGGATGCCTCGTGCTGGGCGCGCTCGACATCGGATGGGTCGTTCGCGGGCCAGTCGCGCTGCAGGCCGATCGCGTCGGTCAGCGCCTCCACCGCGTCGGCGAGTTCGTCCAGCTCATCCGCGGACAAGGCGGGCAACGCGGCCGCGATGCGCGACACCTGCACGAGCGGCGCTGCGCCTTTTGATGAGTTCCAGGTCATGGGCGTCATTCTCGACCTCGCGCGTCGCGCTCGCTACAACCGGATGACGTCGTACGCGACAAAGGTGGCACATCATCCCAGCTGACCAGCTACCTAATCCTCCGCCTCCAAGGTTTCAGCCCCGCGATCCGCAGACGGTGCGAACACGATGCTGACCGATTGAAGTCACCACCTGAGCGCCCATAATTCCCCGCAGCGGATCCCCCAGCGGGCACGGGCACGATGAGGGGCGCCCGTCGCGCTTCACTGTGTTTTGTGTACCAGAGCCGCAAACGATAAGGGAGCGCCCGGAGGCGCCCCCTTGTGGTCGCGACCTTGGTTAGGTCGCGCAGTTGGTGTAGATGATCAGAGGTGAGGGTAGGCCTCGACCTTGCTGTCCAGCGGCACCATCCAGAACTCGACGTTCCACGCCGCCGTGCCGCCGGAGGGCACGCGGTCGGTGAAGGTGTAGTCGACGCCCACGATCTTCCCGCCGCCGTCGCGGGCGATCAGATCGATGCGAACCATGTCCTGGTCCTCGGAGAAGTTACTGGTGACGGTGCCGTTGACGGTCATGTAGTCGTACTCGGAGCCAGTCGTGATCGGCCCCATGGTGAACGACCCCGTCTCGGCGGCAGGCGAGTGAGTGGCCGCGTCCGCGGTAGGCCCGCGCACCTCAATGTGGTCGATCTGCGCCGAGCCGATGTCAAAGAAGTCCCCGACGTACCACGAGGTGCCCGACAGGATGGTGCCGTACGTGCTGTCGGTGTCAATCAGCACGCCGTTCGCGTCGTAGGCCTCCACGTCGACGCCGGCGCCGGCGAAGATGTAGTCCACGTTCGGGTTGGTAACCTCCACGGCGTACCAGCCCATGCCGCTCTCCATGTCCACGCCGAACGCGGTTTCCCCCAGCACCAGATCCTCGGCGTCGGCGACCGCCGGCTCCTCGTCGACCGCCGGCTCCTCGTCGGCCGACGTCTCGTCGTCGGCGACGTCGGAGGTGCCGACCTCCTCGGTGACGGAGTCGTCGATGGCGTCGCTGACGGCGCCGGCAGCGAGCGCCATGAATACGATCACGCCGACGATCGTGCCGACCACGGAGACGATGATTGCGGTCAGGCCCTGCCACTTGGGTTTGTCCTTTTGGAACAGGGCGATGATGCCGAGGATGAAGCCGATCGGCAGGAGAATCCACCCGACAATCAGAGCGCCGGGAATGCACGCGAAGATGAATCCGACGGCGGCTACTGCGAGGGCGACGATTCCGAGGATGTTGCGAGGCTTCTTCTCGGGTGCGGGGGCGGTCGGCGGCGCGG from Microbacterium sp. ProA8 includes these protein-coding regions:
- a CDS encoding GNAT family N-acetyltransferase, whose protein sequence is MITRKLQPEDVASLAPHLLELQQRAYRVEAALIGDDRIPPLHESVQDLISAQLHWVVTLDGDRIAGALGYSVEGGSVDIDRLMIDPRYHRRGLGSSLVTEVMSLEARAIVATGRENAPARALYEALGFTHDGDIETVAGLWVSQYSRHSTAITGAVADEHR
- a CDS encoding response regulator transcription factor, producing MSTEPEDAGTGRSVRVVLVDDEALIRAGLRMLLDAEDGIEVIGEASDGQAGVTLVAELQPDVVVMDVRMPRVDGVEATRILTSPEYRDEHGGPPGILILTTFSDDTAVRDAVRAGAAGFLLKSAAPAVLPEAVRSLAKGDGWLDPTVTRSLLNELASRAEPSLPTSAEIDQLTRREREVLAAMANGRSNSQIATDMFLSEATVKTHVHRIFLKLGITDRAQAVSVAFRTGFVRASQG
- a CDS encoding histidine kinase — encoded protein: MGDAYRPSISRRRRLRPAWPVRFDVLVVGCLVAFDLVVLFTIDAHRSGEWLLLLAIVVITSPLLWRSQAPVLALAGVIALQWALLAPIGGLTVGGGLLCMLTVAVGLGAVAARRHLWISLICLCVTYAHTTLVFVVAFPASSAAWNSFATAVVCAVSWGLGAFAHVIRTRLGQLQIDQERAAAAVLAERSRIASELSTIVRGAVAAMVAEASVARVTIADNRGRAVAAFAAVERTGVEAMHELRRLLHLLHDDPQLAVEERTEHADDPVRGRFRDRLTMVSDRDALVTISAIAGTMLLASLSYEGGMRLLASLFLGLTLCVLLWRHQFPVVVFGSVIAATALAVVLFHGGDFVFDNQTPIIPVLVALAAVASATSLWISIPASLIAWAYLSITAFEYPEVMASNLIGSAAIVIAVWLAGVVTGRRRRQIDRLETAGGAARHAIQQERARLAYELHDVIGHSITVMVLQAAGARRIIEQSPERAAAAIAPIEESGAEAMRELDQLVVILREDDATVSPDTAADTARIGELDRLVERTRRTVKDIHLEVIGAPKRLEPSVDIAAYCVAREALTNAVKHSGLDAHIVVTVSWMPQLVRVEIASDPGPEFVVPTPELSGGYGLLGLRERVDLAGGELRWSSNGETFTVDARLPVAEPSAPAVHTA
- a CDS encoding DUF2255 family protein — its product is MPDPAPSDSDSGSSWTPAQLRVLDDAIEIEVSASRHEGGLSRWTPIWVVVAGTDVFVRTWHRRDTGWYGAAVRSAASRIRVGDVSIDVIVTATGVTDAAAVDAGYRKKYGDLAARSMVTAEAAASTLRLDPC
- a CDS encoding DUF664 domain-containing protein; translated protein: MTWNSSKGAAPLVQVSRIAAALPALSADELDELADAVEALTDAIGLQRDWPANDPSDVERAQHEASVPVLSDVDVSRWSEPDDTGDERADLVAWLEYQRHEFLRKLRDLSAERALRWSVPPVELSVLGLVRHMRQMEAGYLAWGLSGEGARDFYGDDDFTGGSLESVGDDISGWLTEVKRADAAIAASPSLDARGPGHGRTLRWSLIKMLHEYTLHAGEAHMIRFAALGEMRR
- a CDS encoding DUF2510 domain-containing protein — encoded protein: MTDSTPTSAPAGWFPAGVEGQERYWDGTSWTDQVRPVGGIATVTGAVPAPPTAPAPEKKPRNILGIVALAVAAVGFIFACIPGALIVGWILLPIGFILGIIALFQKDKPKWQGLTAIIVSVVGTIVGVIVFMALAAGAVSDAIDDSVTEEVGTSDVADDETSADEEPAVDEEPAVADAEDLVLGETAFGVDMESGMGWYAVEVTNPNVDYIFAGAGVDVEAYDANGVLIDTDSTYGTILSGTSWYVGDFFDIGSAQIDHIEVRGPTADAATHSPAAETGSFTMGPITTGSEYDYMTVNGTVTSNFSEDQDMVRIDLIARDGGGKIVGVDYTFTDRVPSGGTAAWNVEFWMVPLDSKVEAYPHL